In the bacterium genome, ACCAAATCTAAGTTTCCATCATTATCATAATCTCCCCAGGCAGAGCTATAACCATTTCCAGAGACACTTTGCACATAGGCAAATGCACCATTATTATTTCGATATATAGAACAAGTGCTTATCAAATCCAAATCACCATCATTATCATAGTCTCCCCAGGCTAAAGAAGGATAACCAGTGGCACCGAAACCACCAACACAGGTTAAAACACCATTATCATTTCTGTATAGTGCAGAATTAACTTCTGCCCATCCTGTATTGACACATCCCTGAATGGCAAGGTCTAAGTCACCATCGTTATCGTAATCGCCCCAGGCAATTGCCCCTCCCGCAATTCCCATTAAACTTTGAGATGTATCTTGGATAAAAATTCCACCTATATTCTTATAAATTATTGTATAAACACCATTCCATGCATCTTCTGGGTTAGGGTCCCCAGTTATGGTTAGATCTAAATCACCATCATTATCATAATCTGCCCAGGCTATATTGCCACCAGCTAAACCCATTAATGGGATATTAGAGTTATTAAAAGTTCCATTATCATTTCTGTATATTCTTGAAATCCCTGACCAATTATTAATAGCCCCGGTAAATGCCAGATCCAAATCGCCATCATTATCATAGTCTCCCCAAGCAACATCACCACTCCAGACCCCTTCAATATTTGCTTGAATATCTGTAAAAATTCCTCCTCCATCATTACGGAATATCTTAGTAACCCCACTTGAACCATCATGTCCAATTATGGCTATATCAAGATCACTATCATTGTCATAGTCTCCCCAGGCAACATCACTCGCAGATAACCCCGCTAAAATGATTCCTGAATCACTAAATGTAGATGAATTACCAATTTTTATGGTACTCACTACCATTATTATTACTCCTACAATAAGCTGTGAAAATTTTAACATAGTTAATTTCCCTCCTTCAAACAAAATTTTTACTTTTTGTAATATTTATAATATAGAAATTTATACTCTCTTTTACACTCCGTTAAAAATATGAAATATTTTATAAAATATAGACTTAAAATTTAGTTATAAGTGATATACGGTGTGTATCTCCTAAATCGTCATAATCACAATACGCATAATCTAATCCAATACCTGTTCCAGGAATCTTAAATCCTGCTCCAAAGGTTAAATCAGATGATTTTAATTCATCTTTAGTGAGTGTTTTATACCCTGAGCGCAGGGCTACTATATCTTTAATCCAATATTCTGCCCCAAGATTGAAGTTGGTATCATTATCTGAAGGGAAGTTAACATCCAGACTTAAGGTTAAGGCATTATTCAATAATTTATATGCCCCACCCACTTTAATATTTAGTGGTAAAGCATCCTTTTCACTGATAAACGCCTTCAATTTAGGACCGAGGTTCTGAATGTTTGCTCCAATGGTAAGATTTTCTACTGCAGGTTTGTATAAACAACCGATATCTAAAGCAATACCCGTAGATTTTTCATTATTTATCTTCATCTGGATGTATTTTAGTGTTGCACCTAAATTGCAATTATTTATCATCTGTCTTGCATAGGAAACTGCTACTGCAATATCCTTACCATCGTATGTCCCAAGTTTTTTATCCGGCCCATCACCATATTTATCTATACTTCCAGAATCTAACAGAGTAATTGCCCCACCCATAATTCCACCGCGTATTTGACCTGGATGGACATAAGCGAGGTAGTTATATTTTATCTCCTCCAGCCAATCTGAATACATAAAAGTGCATTGTCTTTCTTTAATCCCAGCAATACCCGCTGGATTCCAATACAGGGCATTAATATCATCTGCCCCTGCACAAAATGATTCACCCATCGCAATAGCTCTTGCCCCTTGCCCAAGTTTCAAAAATACTGCTCCTTTACTCCCTGGTGAACCTGCATATGCAGAAATACTCACTCCTACCATTATTAAACCTACAATTATTCTTTTCATCCACTTCATTTTTTATCTACCTCCTTCTAAAAAATTATTATTGGGAACGATTCATTTCCATCATACCTTGCTGAAAATAGATTTTTTGGTATCATTCCAGGAGTAACGATAATACTGGACTGTGCTGTCAATGTACAATTTACTCTATTGCCTTTTCAAGATTGAATTCGTGGGTAGAGTCGCTTTAACTTTAATGTCGACCACCTCCATAAAAAAGTTTCTCTTTATGGATATATCGACAAAAACAAAGAACTCCTTAAATTAAACTTGAAAAGGCACTATGTTCATCGTCGCTTCTCCTGAAAAATAGTGAAATAGCAAATTAGAATTAGCCCTAGGCTCACATCTTGCACATACACCTCAACTTAAAACTATTTTCCACCCCATGTTGTGCCCCCACGGTTTATAACCATTATTTACTCTCTAAAAATCTATGTAATCTGTGATTTTAACTTGTTCAGGTAAGAAAATACATATTCCACGAGTAAAAAACTCACTTTTTATCCCTCGTCAGGTTTTAAAGAAAGAAATATTTAGGTAATCTAAAAAATATATAAACCTAAAATCAAAACAATCTTAGAATTGAATTCATAAATAATATTATTGTATATTGGGCACTCACAATCTTGTGTTAGAAAAATTTTCTTTCTTAAATAAAAAATACCATAAAATTTTGAATTTGTCAATAGGTAAAAATGTTAATTTTTTGTTAATTTTAATTTCATTCACTATTGACAATTATAAATTTCTGTGGTATAATAAGTTAGAAGGAGACAGAAAATGTACCTTGCATTGTTTGGTTTTATAAGTTTTGCACTTAATTTTATATTTGGAATATTGGTTTATTCCTATAATAGTAAAGATATTGCTAATAAGACATTCAGAAATTTAGTACTTGCTATTTCCTTATGGTGTTTTGGAGTAGGAATGGGTTACATATCAGTTAATGTAGAGATAGCATTCAAATGGGCAATTTTTAGAGCAATAACAGCATTCCTTATAGCACCATGTTTTGTACATTTTTGCTTTGCTCTATCAAGGAAATATAACCTGTTAAACCAATTTATTTTGTTCCTCATATATTTACCCTGTTTGATTTCCATACCTATGATTTTGATAGAACCCGGAGTACTTATTAAAAATATTAGCATTAATCCTTTTGGAGGGTATGAGAAAGAGTTTAACACACTGTACCAAATTCATGGGTTATATTTAGCCTCTTGTGTTATAATTGGATTATATACAATTATAAAGGTAAGATTACAAAATAAACTACTTCAAACCAGTATATTTATAGGATTTATATTAGGTTGTACCTCATGCCTAATAATCTATTTTATCCTTTATCCGGTATTTAACATAAATCTTTTATACATAGGTCCATTATTTACATTAGCATTTCTATGTTCGATTGCATACGCATTAATTCAACCTGAGGGTTTGATGAATGTTAGAGTTAGAGAGATATTAGGAGAATTCTTAGTTAAATCAATAAGTTATATACTTTTAATTTTGACATCAGTGATAATATTTGTCAGTGTATTGTATTTTACTAAATGGATGTGGATTCCTGGCTTTGAATCAAATATTTGGGTGTATTTACCTGGATTGGGCTTGGCAGTCTTTGTCTCAACACATTTTAAACCAGGAGCTTACACATTTGCCTATAAACTTATATATGGTGCTCGACGATTCCT is a window encoding:
- a CDS encoding PorV/PorQ family protein, producing the protein MKWMKRIIVGLIMVGVSISAYAGSPGSKGAVFLKLGQGARAIAMGESFCAGADDINALYWNPAGIAGIKERQCTFMYSDWLEEIKYNYLAYVHPGQIRGGIMGGAITLLDSGSIDKYGDGPDKKLGTYDGKDIAVAVSYARQMINNCNLGATLKYIQMKINNEKSTGIALDIGCLYKPAVENLTIGANIQNLGPKLKAFISEKDALPLNIKVGGAYKLLNNALTLSLDVNFPSDNDTNFNLGAEYWIKDIVALRSGYKTLTKDELKSSDLTFGAGFKIPGTGIGLDYAYCDYDDLGDTHRISLITKF